The following coding sequences lie in one Cellulosilyticum sp. I15G10I2 genomic window:
- a CDS encoding 2-hydroxyacid dehydrogenase: protein MKLVILEPLGVDESKLLDMAKNTVGDRMEIVYYNTRQEDAETLIERSKDADVVVLSNFKYQKEVIEKCPKLKMICVAFTGVDHVDTAYCKERGITVCNCAGYSTVAVADLVFGLLFALYRRLIPCDKVTREGGTKAGLIGFELEGKKFGVIGTGAIGLRTANIAKAFGCEVYAYSRSIKEGAGVQYVHLDTLLATCDIVSLHVPQNDATIGLINQDKLALMKKNAVLINTARGPIVDSTALAEALKSGQIAGAGIDVFEVEPPVPTDHPLFDAPNVVVTPHVAFATKEALEKRAVIVFDNIDKWLQGRPQNVI from the coding sequence ATGAAATTAGTCATATTAGAGCCATTAGGCGTAGATGAAAGTAAGCTTTTAGATATGGCAAAAAATACTGTTGGGGACAGAATGGAGATTGTGTATTACAATACACGACAAGAAGATGCAGAGACATTAATAGAAAGAAGTAAAGATGCAGATGTTGTTGTCCTTTCCAATTTTAAATATCAAAAAGAAGTCATTGAAAAGTGTCCGAAGTTAAAGATGATTTGTGTAGCCTTTACAGGTGTAGACCATGTTGATACAGCGTATTGTAAGGAAAGAGGTATTACAGTATGTAATTGTGCGGGCTATTCTACTGTTGCTGTAGCAGATTTAGTATTTGGTTTGCTTTTTGCACTTTATCGCCGTCTTATTCCATGTGATAAGGTAACAAGAGAAGGTGGAACAAAAGCAGGGCTTATTGGTTTTGAACTAGAAGGCAAAAAATTTGGGGTTATAGGGACCGGCGCTATAGGCTTAAGAACAGCCAATATTGCAAAGGCCTTTGGGTGTGAGGTTTATGCCTATAGCCGATCTATAAAAGAAGGAGCGGGTGTCCAATATGTGCATTTAGATACACTGCTTGCAACTTGTGATATTGTATCTCTTCATGTCCCTCAAAATGACGCAACAATAGGACTTATCAATCAAGATAAACTTGCCCTTATGAAGAAAAATGCGGTGCTTATTAATACGGCAAGAGGACCTATTGTAGATAGCACAGCACTTGCTGAGGCTTTAAAAAGTGGACAGATTGCGGGAGCTGGGATAGATGTATTTGAAGTGGAACCGCCAGTCCCCACTGATCATCCTTTGTTTGATGCGCCTAATGTTGTGGTAACGCCTCATGTAGCTTTTGCAACTAAGGAAGCATTAGAAAAAAGAGCTGTCATTGTATTTGATAATATTGATAAGTGGCTGCAAGGAAGACCACAAAACGTTATATAA
- a CDS encoding M3 family oligoendopeptidase: MQLNWSLKKLYHSFEDEHFKEDIKTLESLILKIKNWVNDNTISHDHEKEKLEQYITLVKELTSLHEKLSAFAALTLSVDSQNESATKYDAVLEQKMSQLAGTQAKLGNWISKIEKLEEIISSSDLLKEHTFYLQEIVREQKHMLAEKEEDIIARMQNTGSSAWVNYKNLLIATHKVEIEVSGEKKELPLTEVLNMAYDKDKEIRKRAYMAEIASYKKIEEGTAAALNAIKGEVLALCEMRGYTSPLEMTLESSRMDKETLDAMLQAIKESLPLFRKYLRKKAEKLGYTNGLPFYELYAPVVQKEMSFQYEEGKAFILKNFGAFSKELADFAQKAMDNEWIDVFPKEGKVGGAFCYALHSIGECRIMLNYGNNLSDVITMAHELGHGFHDQCLNEESILNIDPPMPLAETASTFCETIVKKAALKEADVEETLAILETEISDYTQVIVDIYSRFLFESEVFENRTDGPLSPKELNDLMLKAQKEAYGDGLDPEYLHPYMWTWKPHYYYASANFYNFPYAFGLLFAKGLYAKYEQDKENFPKAYEKLLAVTGKKPIAGVTKEMNIDVRSVDFWRSSLKIVEADIEEFLQAY; encoded by the coding sequence ATGCAATTAAACTGGAGCTTAAAAAAACTTTATCATTCATTTGAAGATGAGCACTTTAAAGAAGATATTAAAACATTAGAATCACTTATTTTAAAAATAAAAAACTGGGTTAATGATAATACAATAAGTCATGATCATGAAAAGGAAAAATTAGAACAGTATATCACTCTCGTAAAAGAACTTACCAGTCTTCATGAAAAGCTAAGTGCTTTTGCGGCGCTTACTTTAAGTGTAGATTCACAAAATGAGTCAGCCACTAAGTATGATGCAGTGCTTGAGCAAAAGATGAGCCAGTTAGCAGGAACACAAGCAAAGTTAGGTAACTGGATCAGCAAGATAGAAAAACTTGAAGAAATAATCAGTTCTTCTGATTTGTTAAAAGAACATACATTTTATCTGCAGGAAATAGTACGGGAACAAAAACATATGTTAGCAGAAAAAGAAGAAGATATTATTGCCAGAATGCAAAATACAGGATCTAGTGCGTGGGTAAACTATAAAAATTTATTAATCGCCACCCATAAAGTAGAGATAGAGGTAAGCGGAGAAAAGAAAGAGCTTCCTTTAACAGAGGTTCTTAATATGGCGTATGATAAAGATAAGGAGATTAGAAAAAGAGCTTACATGGCAGAAATAGCTTCTTATAAAAAGATAGAAGAAGGCACAGCGGCAGCGCTTAATGCCATTAAAGGAGAAGTACTTGCACTTTGTGAGATGCGCGGCTATACTTCACCGTTAGAGATGACTCTTGAAAGTTCCAGAATGGATAAGGAAACCCTTGATGCAATGCTTCAGGCGATTAAGGAGAGTCTCCCGCTATTTAGAAAATATCTTAGAAAGAAAGCAGAAAAACTAGGTTATACAAATGGACTACCATTTTATGAGTTATATGCACCAGTTGTACAAAAAGAAATGTCTTTTCAATATGAAGAAGGGAAGGCCTTTATCTTAAAGAATTTTGGTGCCTTTAGTAAGGAGTTAGCTGACTTTGCACAAAAAGCAATGGATAATGAGTGGATAGATGTATTCCCTAAAGAGGGAAAGGTGGGAGGCGCTTTTTGCTATGCACTCCATAGTATAGGTGAATGCCGTATTATGCTTAACTATGGCAATAACTTAAGTGATGTGATTACGATGGCGCATGAGCTTGGCCATGGTTTTCATGATCAGTGTTTAAACGAAGAGAGCATTCTTAATATCGATCCTCCTATGCCGCTGGCGGAGACAGCTTCTACATTTTGTGAGACGATTGTTAAAAAAGCAGCTTTAAAAGAAGCTGACGTCGAAGAAACACTTGCCATATTAGAAACAGAAATCAGTGACTATACACAAGTTATTGTGGACATTTATTCTAGATTTTTATTTGAAAGTGAAGTTTTTGAAAATAGAACTGATGGGCCGCTTTCACCTAAAGAGCTCAATGATTTAATGCTTAAAGCGCAAAAAGAGGCTTATGGAGATGGTTTAGATCCAGAATATTTACATCCTTATATGTGGACATGGAAGCCACATTACTATTATGCAAGTGCTAATTTTTACAACTTTCCTTATGCATTTGGACTTTTATTTGCCAAAGGACTTTATGCAAAGTATGAACAAGATAAAGAAAATTTCCCAAAAGCCTATGAAAAACTTCTGGCAGTAACCGGTAAAAAACCTATTGCGGGTGTTACAAAAGAAATGAATATAGATGTACGCAGTGTAGATTTTTGGAGAAGCTCACTTAAAATAGTAGAAGCGGATATTGAAGAGTTTCTGCAGGCATACTAA
- a CDS encoding 6-pyruvoyl-tetrahydropterin synthase-related protein — protein sequence MKFKGYKYKFNLNASHSIFINHRPTASHLHTFEITLFVESFAEELILYDELENLVQQFLSSYEHRELGEIKPFDQIEPTLENMGTVFFEKLYVRLEAHQFKLVKLEIGETPSRIYIVNHPENRIDQTMLTQLLMQSMLDKATEEVVSQALKLQQSQIEDEPLKPIKQTQLTGFDDTYKSHRSDMREQGSSKNRLQGDMTGSIENNTSSSVKCSLGFKTILALVFLTISTIVLMFYVSQVEGGPWGADIYGHIFKADLVYQGIKNGNIYPLFTELWYNGIQPFRYWGPVPYYILAGCQALVGGSIAGGYLLFIGMTFFIGACGWLAWGIKENRIFLSLAFGMLWFFMPDNARVIFSEGNIPRIVITMLLPYLMFFVWEFVEHKHKRAAIGVILIMILSITSHLMIAAMIGIATFIFLLCYTIMHKEAEASFQIIIVMLLTFAVCGIWVYPALRGGLVAMDSEATSEVMRALSIPFTISLNPFLRLRSTGYFYYGLSIVIIAFIGVLLSHKKSQPGFIATLVIFLGTTTAFVPFLIKLPLNQLLWMMRFTPMAYSFFIIGMISWKTCKRSIVLTMLLLIALDSSLSFNLPLYTDEKPPKITSVLDMTKPITKQRILLLDNSLFGSFPSYYLGGEGEKVQYAYGWAWQGAATAKNIVLLNSAVEKGYYTYMFDRAIEMGCDTIIIRKASLEQTKNKWDDMLHAARISDYALYAETDESYIIRRQVEGAFGVVTHYEGLCIGRSATEIPLQYPYFEIGGSWNVEDYTLEDLSQYKLIYLSDFRYNNRLKAEKMLINLSRKGVKIVIDMNKIPVDLGTNRITFLGVSAQPITFHNNFGDLFFNNKLYKSTQFKEEYQDWNTVYLDNLSGVTGFSWIRNQKLAFMGNNQHENIIFVGFNLMFHAMFNQDPQIQQLLNEAIGIEPSWVPQRRLVSLEIKRDKNDLMIDVPEDNVNTTFAFLDAYESTKPIFKKNNLLHLNRGQTLIKITYPYLVEGTIVSLAGIIALIGVFVITNKKGRSK from the coding sequence ATGAAATTTAAGGGTTATAAGTATAAGTTTAATTTAAATGCATCGCATAGTATCTTTATTAATCACCGGCCTACAGCTTCACATCTTCATACTTTTGAAATCACATTATTTGTAGAATCATTTGCGGAAGAATTAATCTTATATGATGAACTTGAAAATTTAGTTCAGCAGTTTCTATCCTCCTACGAACACAGAGAACTCGGAGAAATAAAGCCTTTTGATCAGATAGAACCTACTCTTGAGAATATGGGGACTGTATTTTTCGAAAAGCTATATGTACGGCTTGAAGCCCATCAATTTAAGCTTGTGAAATTAGAAATCGGTGAAACGCCTTCAAGAATATATATTGTGAATCACCCAGAAAATAGGATAGATCAAACAATGCTTACTCAGTTACTTATGCAAAGCATGCTTGATAAAGCAACAGAAGAAGTAGTGAGTCAAGCACTGAAACTGCAGCAGTCACAAATAGAAGATGAACCGTTAAAACCAATAAAACAAACTCAACTAACAGGCTTTGATGATACCTATAAAAGTCACAGAAGTGATATGAGGGAACAAGGATCTTCAAAAAATAGATTACAAGGAGACATGACAGGCAGTATAGAAAATAACACATCAAGCAGTGTAAAGTGTAGCTTAGGGTTTAAGACCATACTTGCCCTTGTTTTTTTAACCATAAGTACAATAGTTCTAATGTTCTATGTAAGCCAGGTAGAGGGAGGGCCTTGGGGTGCTGATATATATGGACATATTTTTAAGGCAGATCTCGTATATCAAGGAATAAAGAACGGAAACATATATCCTCTTTTTACAGAACTTTGGTATAACGGCATACAGCCTTTTAGATACTGGGGACCCGTTCCTTATTATATTTTAGCAGGATGCCAGGCTTTAGTAGGGGGGAGTATAGCAGGTGGCTATCTTTTATTTATTGGCATGACTTTTTTCATAGGAGCTTGTGGGTGGCTGGCATGGGGGATTAAAGAAAATAGAATATTTCTTTCACTAGCCTTTGGGATGCTGTGGTTCTTTATGCCGGATAATGCAAGAGTGATTTTTTCAGAGGGAAATATTCCAAGAATAGTTATTACGATGCTACTTCCTTATCTGATGTTTTTTGTATGGGAGTTTGTTGAACATAAGCATAAAAGGGCTGCTATAGGAGTTATTCTCATCATGATTTTAAGTATTACAAGTCACTTAATGATTGCGGCGATGATAGGTATTGCAACGTTTATTTTTTTACTATGTTATACGATTATGCATAAAGAAGCAGAGGCATCTTTTCAAATTATAATTGTTATGCTGCTAACTTTTGCAGTTTGTGGTATTTGGGTTTATCCAGCACTTCGTGGAGGGCTTGTAGCGATGGATAGTGAAGCCACTTCAGAGGTTATGAGGGCACTGAGTATACCCTTTACTATTTCTTTAAATCCCTTCTTAAGACTAAGAAGTACAGGCTATTTTTATTATGGCTTATCAATTGTGATCATTGCATTTATAGGGGTGTTGCTTTCACATAAAAAAAGTCAGCCGGGATTTATTGCTACTCTCGTTATCTTTTTAGGAACCACAACAGCTTTTGTGCCTTTTCTGATTAAACTACCTCTTAACCAGCTTTTGTGGATGATGCGATTTACACCTATGGCCTATAGTTTTTTTATTATAGGGATGATTTCTTGGAAGACTTGTAAAAGATCTATTGTACTGACAATGCTGCTTTTGATTGCACTAGATAGCAGCTTATCTTTCAATCTCCCCCTATATACGGATGAAAAACCTCCAAAGATTACAAGCGTGCTTGATATGACCAAGCCTATTACTAAGCAAAGGATTTTACTTTTGGATAATAGCTTATTTGGTTCATTCCCTTCATATTACCTTGGCGGAGAAGGCGAGAAGGTTCAATATGCTTATGGATGGGCTTGGCAGGGAGCAGCTACTGCTAAGAATATCGTGCTTTTAAATTCCGCAGTGGAAAAAGGCTATTATACCTATATGTTTGATCGGGCTATAGAAATGGGATGCGATACGATCATTATAAGAAAAGCTTCTTTAGAACAAACTAAAAACAAGTGGGATGATATGTTGCATGCGGCTAGGATATCTGACTATGCCTTATATGCAGAAACAGATGAGAGCTATATTATTCGTAGACAAGTAGAAGGTGCATTTGGCGTTGTTACACACTATGAAGGTTTATGTATAGGTCGTTCTGCTACAGAAATTCCGCTTCAATACCCGTATTTTGAAATCGGAGGATCTTGGAATGTTGAAGACTATACCCTAGAAGATCTCAGTCAATATAAACTTATTTACTTATCTGATTTTAGATACAATAATCGCCTAAAAGCTGAAAAGATGTTGATTAATCTAAGCCGTAAAGGTGTAAAAATAGTGATTGATATGAATAAGATTCCAGTAGACCTCGGGACTAACCGAATAACGTTTTTGGGAGTAAGTGCACAGCCTATTACCTTTCATAATAACTTTGGAGATCTATTTTTTAACAATAAGCTTTATAAAAGCACACAGTTTAAAGAAGAGTATCAAGACTGGAATACAGTTTATTTAGATAATCTGAGTGGCGTCACAGGTTTTTCGTGGATACGGAATCAAAAACTGGCTTTTATGGGAAACAATCAACATGAAAATATTATCTTCGTAGGTTTTAATCTCATGTTTCATGCAATGTTTAATCAAGACCCGCAAATACAGCAGCTGCTTAATGAAGCAATAGGGATAGAACCTTCTTGGGTGCCTCAGAGGAGGCTTGTAAGTCTAGAGATTAAACGGGATAAAAATGATCTGATGATTGATGTGCCAGAAGATAATGTAAATACAACGTTTGCATTTTTAGATGCCTATGAAAGCACTAAGCCCATCTTTAAGAAAAATAATCTTTTACACTTAAACCGTGGACAGACATTGATTAAAATTACTTATCCTTATTTAGTGGAAGGGACAATAGTCTCTTTAGCGGGCATTATTGCATTAATAGGGGTATTTGTTATTACCAACAAGAAGGGGAGGTCTAAATGA